In the Lactobacillus paragasseri genome, ATAGCGCCCATCTGCTTGAACTAATTGCTTAGCAGAATATGGAATAGCTGCTGCTTGAACCGACATTGGATTCTTACCATCAGAAATGGTAGCGTAATTGCTTTTAACAGTTACTCTGTTTCCATTGCTATAGAAAGTATATGTTTGAACAGGCGCTTTCTTATTATCAGATCTAGCGGTAACATAGTATGAACGTTTATTACCAGCTGTTAAAATCAATGGCTGATATTCAATTTTACTAGATAAAACTTGTTTATTTTCTAAATCAGGATTGTAAAATAAAGTGATGCTAAACATATAGATCGCACCGCATAGAAGAACTAAAACCTCTAAGATGTCTAGCAGAGTAGTCTTCCATTCAAATCGCTTACGATCTTTTACAATCATCATTAAGTGACGTTTACGAATATTTTGTACGATAAAAATCAAATACAAAACAAGTATTAACCAGGCCAAAATACCTAAAATATTCCATCCAAGTGTCATAAAGGACCCTCCATTTTCTTTAATTTAAGTATACGGTACTTATGGATGTTTTTAAAACTTTTTTTAATTTGACTTTATTAGAAAAAGTCGCGACAATTGAATACGTAGAAGGTAGTTTTGGTATATAG is a window encoding:
- a CDS encoding LVIS_2131 family protein, with translation MTLGWNILGILAWLILVLYLIFIVQNIRKRHLMMIVKDRKRFEWKTTLLDILEVLVLLCGAIYMFSITLFYNPDLENKQVLSSKIEYQPLILTAGNKRSYYVTARSDNKKAPVQTYTFYSNGNRVTVKSNYATISDGKNPMSVQAAAIPYSAKQLVQADGRYQSAYVATYTATYKKNWYNGLRMHAGKTAARYYLIRVPDRTFVRELK